The sequence GAGAGCGGACAGGCCGAGCTGGCACTTGCCGACCTCCGCGATGAGATTGGCAAACCGACGAACAACCTCGAGCGGCTCTTCCTCCTCGTCGACGGGGAAGTCGACTACACGAAAGACATGCGCGCGATCACGTCGACAGGCGGGTTACCGCCGTGGCCAGAGCTTCGCCACAACACCTCTCGAGCAGCGAGTGCCAACGGACTCATCGCAGTCGACGGTCCGTACGACGACATCCGGGACGTCGACGGCTATCACGAGCGTATGACCGACAACCGGATGAAAGGAATGCTCGGTATCTGGTCGCTAACACCCGGTCAGGTGATCGAAGCGAACGAGTCACCGCTTCCACCGGCGACCGGCCAGTGGCTGCTCGATGTCGGTGACCGCAACGTCGAACTCGTCGACACTGGCGGGCGGTATGCCTGCGAGGGCGACGATCTGGAACTCACGACGATCGGCGAAGGGACGTACGAGGTCGATACCGGTGACGGCGTGCGAAAACTCGACGCCGACGAACTTCACGACACGCTCGTGGAACTGACCGAATACGTTCCGAGCCTGAGCGACATCGTCGATTCGATGGAACAGTTCGAAGCGGCCAAGGAAGCTGGCGAGGGTGCAATCGCGATGGAACGGTCGGCGACCCTCGAGATAGGAGACGTCACGGTTTCCATCACCAGCGACCGCATGTGGGACGAAGCGACCTATCAGGCCGCAAAGACACCCATTGACCTGTTTCAGGACGTTTACGAACACCGTCCCGACCAGCGAGAGACCCTTCAAGAAAGGTACGGCGAATCGGTCGTCGAGCGGGCAATGAACGTTGGATAGCTGTGCCGAGGTGGCGGCGAGCTGACATCCCACACGCTCCCTACCGGCAACCGATAGCGTAACTCATCTCCGAACCGGTGACCGATCGGCCCAGAGTGGGTCCGAACCGGTTATCGTATTCTGGCTGCGTGATCGGGTCACCAGTATCCGGCAGAGTTCATCCTCGACGGGAAACGCCCGACAGGGCACGGTTCTCGACCAGCAGATCCGTCGAACAGACAGCTACAGGATCGGAACTGGCATCGACGAGTAGCTACCGCACCGACTCGAGCAGGAGGCGCTGTTCTTCGCGTTTGACCTCGTGCTGGACGTCGCGGACGGCGTCGATGTTCGCCGAAATCGAACTGATCCCCTCGTCGACGAGGAACTGGACCATTTCGGGCTTCGAGCCAGCCTGCCCACAGATACTGGTGTCGACGTCGTGTTCGCGGCAGGTCTCGATGACGTCGCCGATCAGGGCCAGAACGGAGGGGTGGAGTTCGTCGAACCGATCGGCGACGTTCTCGTTGTTACGGTCGACCGCCAGCGTGTACTGGGTGAGGTCGTTCGTGCCGAAGGAGGCGAAGTCGATGCCCGCGGCGGCCATCCCCTCGACGGCCAGCGCGGAGGCGGGCGTCTCGATCATCACACCCCAGCGGCGCTTGTCGGGGTCGATCCCCGCTGCCTCGAGTTGCCGTTTCGCGGCGTAGACGTCCTCGGCGTCGTTGACCAGTGGGAACATGATCTCGACGTTGTCGTAGCCCATCTCGTAGAGGCGGCGGAACGCCTCGAGTTCGTACTGGAAGATCTCGGTGCGATCGAGCGAGCGCCGGATGCCACGGTAGCCGAGCATCGGGTTGTGCTCGTGGGGTTCGGCGTCGCCACCCTCGAGCTGACGGAATTCGTCCGTCGGGGCGTCGAGGGTGCGCACGCGAACCGGGCGCGGATAGAACTCGTCGGCCACGCTCCGGATGCCGTCGACGAGTTCCTTGGTATAGGCGTCGGGACCGTTCTCCTCGACGTAGCTCTCGGGGGTCTGGTTGAGCGAGAGGATCATGTGCTCGGTCCGGAGCAGCCCCACGCCGTCAGCACCAGTCGCGGCCGCGCGTTCTGCGGCTTCCGGGATGGAGACGTTCACCTTGACCTTCGTCGCGGTCATCGGCTTGACCGGTGACTGCGGGCGAACCTCCTCGACGGGTTCGGTCTCCTCGTCCGGCTCGACTTCCTGACCCTCGAGCACGGAGCCCTTGTCGCCGTCGAGCGTGACGACCTGGTCGTCCTCGAGGACGGTCGTGGCGTTACCGGTGCCGACGATGGCGGGAACGCCGAGTTCCCGGGAGACGATGGCCGCGTGGCTGGTCATGCCGCCCTCGTCGGTGATGATCCCCGAGGCGCGTTTCATCGCCGGGACCATGTCGGGCATCGTCATCTCGGTGACGATGACGTCGCCTTCGGCGACTTTCGCCAGGTCGTCGAGCTTGGTGACGATCTTGGCCGGCCCGGAGACGACGCCGGGGCTCGAGCCGAGGCCGTCGACGAGGACGTTTCCGGAGGGCTGGCTGGTCGAGCCGGCGGTCGCGCCCACGGCACCACTGCCGTCGGTGACCCCGCTTGCAGCGTTGACAGTGTCGTCGACCGGGTCCGGCGCATCGGAGGACTCGTCGATCGTCGTGATCGGGCGGGACTGGAGCATGTAGACGTCGCCGTCGGCGATGGCCCACTCGACGTCCTGTGGGGCGTCGTAGTGATCCTCGACGCGTTCGCCGAGCGCGACGAGCTGGTCGATCTCCTCGTCGCTGATGACCCGCGCGTCACGTTTGTCCTCGGGAACCGGCTTCTCGACGGTCTCGCCGGTCTCCTCGTCTTTGACGTGCATCACCTTCTTCTCGGCCACCGTCACGTCGAGGTCGCCGTCGTCACGCGGGACGACGTAGTTGTCGGGCGAGACCGCCCCGGAGACGACGGCTTCACCGAGTCCCCACGCGGCCTCGATGATCATCGTCGCCTCGCCGGTCGAGGGGTGGCTGGTGAACATCACGCCGGATTTCTCGGCGTCGACCATCTGCTGGACGACGACGGCGATGTTGACCACGTCGTGTTCGAAGCCCTGCTCCTGGCGGTAGTAGATCGCTCGCTGGGTGAACAGCGAGGCCCAGCATTCTCGGACGCGGTCGAGCAGGTCTTCCTCGGTGACGTTGAGGAAGGTCTCCTGCTGGCCTGCGAAGGAGGCATCGGGCAGGTCCTCGGCGGTCGCCGAGGAGCGAACGGCGACGAACGCTTCGCCGTCGCCGACCTCGCGATAGGACTCGAGGATTTCCTCACGAAGGTCGTCGGGGAACGGCGTCTCGAGGATGAGTTCCTGTGCGCGGTCGGCGGCGTCGGCGAGCGCGGCCGAGTCGTCCGCGTCGACGTCGACGGCGTCGAACAGGTCCTCGTCGATCTCGGCCGATTCGATGAACGACCGGTACGTGCCCGCGGTCACCACGAACCCCGGTGGGACTGGCAACCCCGCACCAGTAAGTTCGCCCAGGGAAGCACCTTTGCCGCCGACCGTCTCGAGGTCGTCGGCACCGATCTCGTCCAGCCAGAGTACAGCCATCTCTATCTGCAGGGACAGGTGAGCGAATAAAGAAGGTTGCGAACGACCGCCGTCAAACGGTACTCGAAGGTGAATGAGTCCTCGTACGGAATGCTGTGCCGGATAGCGCACAACCGCCCTGTGGACCACGGGTACACTGGAGTGAGAAAGCAGAATAGGTCACTCCAGGTTCGGGTCGAACCAGACGACGGCGGCGAGCAGCGGGACGACGATCCACAGTGCGACGATCGGGTAGACGGCGAACTGGTGGAGCGTCAGCGGGAGGTCGGCCGCGGCCGCCTGTGGTGGCGCGTCGCCGGTGACGACCTCCCCTAGCGCGACCCGGGAGATGCGTGGCACCGGCTCGAGCACGCTCGAGATGGTGACCATGTGCATCCCGTCTGCGATCACGTTGTAGAGGTTCAGCCGGGTGACGATCGTCGGGAGGCCGTCCCACGGAGCCGCGAGCGCGGCCTCGAGTATGGTCTCACGGTCGGCACTGGTGGTCCCGAGCGGGTTACCCGCGAGCGCGAACGGGACGAGCCAGACGCCGACGCTCCCGACGACCGCCGACTTCCAGCCGCGGGCGACCGAGCCGACGAGGACGCCGAAGGCGACGAAGATGCCGACGCAGGCGACCGCAAAGAGGCTCGCGGCGACGTACGAGAGTCCGACCGGTGCCTGCTGGTGCCAGACCGCCAGTGCGATCGCGAGCGCCGGCAAGACGACGACGATCGAGGCCGCAGCCAGTCGACCGAGGAACGCCCCGAGAACGACGTCGTGGGGGCGATAGCCCGCCTCGAGCAGCCGATCGAACGAGCCGTCGCTGCGTCGTCTGAGAATCGAGGGGACCGTCACCGCGAGCCCGACGACGGGACCGAGCGCGAGGATGAGCGTCGAGAGAACGGTCACCGCGAGGACGTCACCGGACGCCTGCAGCGCCTCGAGCGTCGCGGAAACGTCTGTGAGCGTCGGATCCGTACCGAGGACGAGTTCGAGCGCCTCGAGTTCGTCGGCCGTGGCGACCTCGTCGAGGGACACCTCGGTCGCCTCGACGGCTTCGAGCCCCGTCTCGAGGGCGCTCGCGTAGAGACGCGAGGCGAGGAACGCGGCGATCCCCGTTATCCCGGCCGCGAAGACGGCGAGGATCCAGAGTGAGGCACTCGAGAGCCCCGCCCGTGCCTGCCGAACCCCGAGTTGGAGCCAGGAGAGTCGGCCTGCCGGATCGGGCTCGGCGGTGCCGTCCTGATCGTGGCCGCGAACCAGTCCGCTGATACCGACCCCCAGTGTAGCCGGGAGTTCATCGTCGGTCGCGTACCGATAGAGGGCGGTCTTGACGACGCCCGAGGCGGTGAACGTGACGAAGATCGCGGTCGTGACGCTCCCGCCGAGGACGGCCAGTGCGAGCAGCGGGAGCACCGCCAGTCCCACCGAACCGACGAGGGCGTTGGCACCGGCGTACCACCAGAGGGCAACGAGGGCCGCGGCGGTGACGAACCCGCCCAGTACGAGCGTCGCGCCGAAGAACCGGAACCCGACCGCCGCGATGGTCGCCGTCCCGAACTCGCGCTCTACGGCCTCGCGCAGCGATTCGAACGTCTCGCCGATGGAGTCGTCCTCGTCGGCGCAGGCGACCGCCGGATAGGCGAACATGCTCACGACCTCGATGCCGACGGCGACGACGCGCTCGAGTCCGGGAACGAATCGGACGAGCGCGCTCGCGTAGTAGACGAAGAAGCCGGCCGGGCCGAACGCCAGCGCGGCGATGGCGACGAGTCGGAGGCGCGCAGCGGCGACGCCAATCCCGGCGGCCAGCGGTGGCCGCCTGCCGTCGAACCGTTCGTTCAGTTCGTAACAGTACGCGACCATGAGGAAGGCAAAGAGAAACGGCATCCCGACGAGATAAGCGACGAGAACGATCGGCATGATCGGCGGGAAGAAGATGATAAGCGCGAAGACGACGACCGGCGTCGTGAGTGCGAGCGCCGTTAATACCGTCGGGTAGAGCAACAGCTGTGGCGTCGAGGCGACGACGCGCAGGGTGTTCCACGCCAGCCTGAACTGGGTGCGGGCTCCCGTCACGACTGGACCACCGGCCCGCGTCGGCCGCTCGTGCCGGGAGCAAGGATGTTTCGCCCGGTGGAAACCGTCCCACTCGAGCCGACGCCCATCGGACTCGAAGATACCGGACTCGAGGGTTCCACGAGCAACGGGGTCACCCGCGATCGCCGACTCGAGGCATGGAGCGATACGGATCGGCTCGCTGGTCCGTTCCTGATTCGCTCGATTCGATACCGTCGTGTCGACAGTGACCAGTTCGGTTCGATCATGGATTCGCCGCCGTCGAGAGGCCCCTCCCTGCGCCGCGGAGATTCGTCTCGCGGTCGCCACACGCTGGCACCTGCGGGACACCCCCCGAACGGCAGTCGTGTCTGCTCGTTCACACGTCCACTATTTAATTATTTCTAAGGTGCTGGAGTTAGAACAACTCGTGGAGCCGACCAGATCAGTTGTGAGTGGCCGACTCAGACCTCGAGAATGTCGTCTTCGGCGGCCTCGGGGGCGAGCAGCGACCCGTCGAGAACGGTGACACCGCGGCCACCGACGCGAACGCGGGGGCCGACGCGCACGCGAACGACTCCCGGTCGATCGACGTAGTGGCCCTGCTCGAGGCGCAGTTCCTCGGGGAAATCGTCGTCGAACGCGCCGTAGTGGTCGAGGTAGGCACCGACCGCACCGCTCGCGGTTCCGGTCACGGGGTCCTCGTCGACCCCCGAACCGGGAGCAAAGGCCCGCCCGTGGAGCGTCGACTCGGCCTCGAGGGCGTCGAAGGAGAAGAGATAGACGCCGGCCGCGTCGAGGTCGTCGGTGAGCGACGCCACCGCCTGGAGGTCTGGCGCTGCGGAGCCGACGTCCGAGAGGTACGTGATCGGGACCATCAGCCACGGGAGGCCAGTCGAGGCGACCGCGGGCGGGAGGTCGGCGCTGACGCCCTCGAGCGCCGCGCGGTCGACGCCCAGCGCCTCGGCGAGGCGGTCGTAGCCGACGTCGACTTCCCTGACCGTGGCGGCGTCCTGGGTCATCCAGACGGTGCCGTCGGTCTCGAGGTCGATCTCGAGGACGCCGACGTTCGTCTCGAGGGTCGTCGTTCCGGGTTCGAGACCCTCGTCGTGGAGGTGGGCGAACGTGCCGATGGTCGCGTGCCCGCAGAGGTCGACCTCCTGCGTGGGGGTGAAGTAGCGCACACGGCGGTCGGCCTCGAGGCTCTCGGTGAGGAACGCGGTCTCGCTGACGGCCATCTCGGCGGCGATGGCCTGCATCTGGTCGTCGGTCAGGTCGTCGGCGTTCGGGACGACGCCCGCAGGGTTGCCCGAGAGAGGGTCGTCGGTGAACGCGTCGACCTGCAGGACCCGGATTGTGGAATCGGTCATATCGAGTGGGTGAGCCAGCAGCGGTATCAATCCTCGGTCCTCGAGCCACGGTCACGGTCCGGGAGCAGCCGTCCCGCCCGCGATCAGCCGTCGACCGCCGCCCGAATCTCCGCGGCTGGAGCGACTTTCTCGAGCGTCTCCGTCGAGCCGTCGGCCCGGCGAACGACGAGTGGCGACTCGGCGTGGACCGAGATGTCGTATCCGAACTCGTCGACGAGCGCGTCCACGAGCGCCTCGCTGGCCACGGCGAACCACCACTCGTAACCGTTCTCCGCGGCGTGGGCAGCGACGTCGGCTGGCTCGTCACCGTCCGTAATCGCGAGCGAGACGATACTGGTGTCGGCCCCATCGTCCGCGAGGTCGTCCCAGACCGCCCCCAGTTCGTCCTCCTGACGCTGGCAGGTCGGACAGTAGCTGGCGAACGTGTGGACGACGACCGGCGGCTCGAGGTCGGCAATCGAAAACGACTCGCCGGTCGTGACGTCCTCGAGTGCGGTCTCGTCCCATGCGTCGACGGTTGCGTCCCCGCCATCCTCGGCGGAGGTCCCGTTCTCGGACACGCCACTGGACTCAGAATCCGACTCGAGGGTCCCCTCGAGACAGCCACCGAGTGCAGCCGTTCCGGCGACGGCCGCGAGAACCGATCGGCGTGCCTGACTGTCGAGCATGCCCTTCCAGACACCGGCCGGTCACCTAAAACGAGTGCCCGGCAACACCCGGTATGGGCGTCGCGATCTGCCACTGGTCACGGGCGTCAGGCCGCGACCAGCCTCCGAAAACGGCAAGAACCATTATGCCGGACGCCACGCCCGGATACACTATGCAGCTCCAGGGGGACGAACAGGGGGAACTCGAGGAAGCGCTCGAGCACGTCGAGACGATCCGCCGACACATCGACGAGACCGACGAGTTGACGACGGTCCAGCACGAGGCGATCGCCGACATCTACCGGGAAATCTCCGAACTGAGCGCCTCACTCGAGGAGGTCGCGGCCAGTTCCGAGGAAGTGGCGACTGCGGCGGAGAACGCCCGTGAGGCCGCCGAGCGAGGCAACGAGACCAGTCGTGCAGTCTGGCAAACGATGGCCGAAGTCGTCGACTCGGCCGGGCGACTGTCCGAGACTGCCGAGACCCTCGAAGCGCAGATGGACGAGATCGACGCGATCATCGAGATCATCGGGGACGTCGCCGACGAGACCAACCTGCTCGCACTGAACGCCGCGATACAGGCTGCAAAGACGGGCAGTGACGGACAGGGGTTCGGCGTCATCGCGGACGAAGTCAAGTCGCTGGCGACCGAGACCAACGAGCACGCAGACGCAATCTCCGACGAACTGACGGATCTCCAGCAGCAGGCAGACCAGACGAGCCGGGAAGCCCAGCAACTCGACCAGACCGTCCGCGAAGCGAGTGACGAACTCGAGTCCGTCATCGATCGGTTCGACCAGATCACCGAGACCGTCGACGAGGCCGCGGTCGGGATCGGAGAGGTCGCGTCGGTCACGGACGATCAGGCCGAGACCGTCGAGGGTATCACCGACGGGATCGAGTCGATCGACCAGCGGTCGGAGCGAGTGACCGAGGAGATGACCCACGCAGGCGAGTTGATCGACCGACAGACGACGATCGTCGACCACCTCATCTCCTACATACACAACCTCCCGGGAATGGCCTACCGGGTCGAAAACGAGGACGGCTGGCCCGTGATGTTCGCCTCCGACGGCACCGAACGACTCACCGGCTACACGCGGGAGGCGTTACTCTCCGGGGAAGTCTCTCTCGGTGACGATATCATTCACGACGACGACGCCGACGCCGTCTGGGAGGCCGTCCAGGAGGCACTGGACGACCGGGACACGTTCGACATCGCCTACCGGATCACGACCCGACGCGGGACGGTCGTGGCCGTCCGGGAGCGTGGACAGGGCGTCTACGACGACCAGGGGAACGTGATCGCCATCGAGGGCTTCATGTCCGAAGACAGCACTGACCGCGTCACGAAACTCTACTGAGCGCGGCTGCATCCGGTCTGCTGTCCGTCAGTTCCGGCGCAACCGCGACCCGTCCTGCGGGTGCTCCGGCACATCGGTTCAGCAACCCGTATCAGTCGTCACTCGAGGCCTCAGCGGCGTCCGTCGACGATTCGGAGTCCTCGAGGGACGGCAGCGACCCCGACTCGTGAGTGCCGACCGGCGGGAGGTTCACCTCTGCGGCGGGCGAGGACTCGAGGTCCGTGGTCGACTCGAGGTGTTCCATCTCACCGGCATCTCTGGCGTCCTGATCGATTCGCATGGAGCAGAACTCGACGCCGCACATCGAGCAGAAGCGGGCCTCCTTGTAGTTGTCCCCGGGAAGGGTCTGGTCGTGGTAGTCGCGGGCGCGCTCGGGGTCGAGCGCGAGGCGGAACTGCTCGCGCCAGTCGAAGTCGTAGCGGGCTTCCGAGAGGGCATCGTCCCAGTCGCGCGCGCCGGGCAGTTCGTTCGCGACGTCTCCCGCGTGGGCGGCAATTCGATACGCTGCGAGGCCGTCGCGGACGTCCTCGGCCTCGGGTAACCCGAGGTGTTCTTTGGGCGTGACGTAACAGAGCATCGCCGCCCCTGCCTGCGCGGCCATCGCCGCACCGATCGCACTCGTAATGTGGTCGTACCCCGGCGCGATATCGGTCACGAGCGGGCCCAGCACGTAGAACGGCGCGCCATCGCAGACCGCCTGCTGGCGCTCGACGTTCTCGGCGACTTTGTGCATCGGGACGTGGCCCGGTCCCTCGACCATCACCTGCACGTCGTACTCCCAGGCGCGACGGGTCAGTTCGCCCAGCGTGTCGAGTTCGGCGTACTGGGCCTCGTCGCAGGCGTCGGCGAGACTTCCCGGCCGGAGGCTGTCGCCGAGGCTGAACGTCACGTCGTGTTTGGCGAAGATCTCACAGATGTCGTCGTACACCTGGAACAGCGGGTTCTGCTCGCCGTGGGCCTCCATCCACGAGGCCATGATCGACCCGCCACGGGAGACGATGCCCGTCGTCCGGCCGTCGGTCAGCGGCAGGTGCTCGGCGAGGATGCCCGCGTGGATCGTCATGTAGTCCACGCCCTGCTCGGCCTGCTTCTCGATTACCTCGAGCAGCAGGCCCGGGGTCAGGTCCTCGGGACTGCCTGCCCGCTTGACGGCCTCGTACAGCGGCACTGTGCCGATGGGAACCGGCGAGTGATCGAGGTGGGCCTCCCGGATCTCGTCGAGCTGGCCGCCAGTGCCGAGGTCCATCACGGTGTCGGCACCGTAGTGGACCGCGGTGTGCAGCTTTCGAAGTTCGGTCTCGAGGTCGCTCGTCGTCTCGCTGTTGCCGATGTTGGCGTTGACTTTCGTCGCGAACTCGCGGCCGATGATCGTCGGGTCGAGGGCGTCGTGGTGGCGGTTGGCCGGGATCACGGCCTGTCCCGTCGCGACCTGCTCACGGACGAACTCGGGGTCACGGTTCTCTCGCTCTGCGACGCGTTCTATCGCCTCGGTGATCGTTCCCTCGCGGGCGGCGGCTAACTGGGTTCGAGCCATCGATAACTAGGTTGTACTAGCCAGTTATAAATACGTATCCCACGGGAATTTCGTGGTTTCTGCCAGCGGACTCGCTGGATATGGAGTCCGACCCGCAACCGTGCGTGACGGTGACGACGGCGTTTCCGCCCACTTATGGGGGTGCCACACCCTCACTCGAGTAGGTGGCCACCAGATGTCCGATCTACCGGACGACTTCGACTGCACGATCACGAACTGGGAGTACATCTACGGGCTGTGCCGGGACGTCGCCGACGAGGTTCGCGACGACGAGTTCGAGCCGGACGTCATCGTCGCGCTCGCCCGTGGGGGCTGGTTCGCCGGCCGGTGTCTCTGTGACTTCCTCGGGCTCGACGACCTGACGAGCCTGAAGATGGAACACTACGTCGGGACCGGCGAGAAGGCCGACGAGCCGACCGTCCGCTACCCGATGCCCGAGGGCAGCGTCGCGGGCAAGGACGTCCTCGTCATCGACGACATCGCCGACACCGGCGGCTCGATCAGCCGCGCCTACGAGTACGTCGACGACCGCGACGCCGGCGAGGTCCGGACCGCGACGCTCCAGCTCCTCCAGACCAGCGAGTTCGAACCCGACTACGTCGGCGAGCGCCTCGAGGAGTGGACCTGGGTCGTCTACCCGTGGAACTTCATCGAGGACATGATCGACCTGATCTCGGGGGCGATGGAACAGGCCGATCAGGAGACGTTCACGGTCGACGAGATTCGCCACGTGCTCGCCGAGTTCCACGGCATCGACCGCATCGAGATGGAGATCGCCCAGCCTGACCGCCTGCTCGAGGTGATGGCGGAGATGGAACGGCGGGAAGTCCTCGAGTCGGCGGGGACCGACGAGTGGCGGCTGGCCGACGACTGATTTCTCCCCTGCCGGCTTCGGCGGCGTCACTCGAGCAGCGGCCGGGACGCACTCGCGGCGACCAGCCCGGCGGTCAGGGCGGCCGCGCCGGTCGCGAACAGCGGCGTCATCACGCCCGCGAGCGCGATCGGGATCACGACGACGTTGTAGGTGAACGCCAGCGCGGCGGTCCGACGGAGCCGGCTCCGGGCTGCGCTCGCGAGACGAAACGCCCGCGAGACGCCGGCGAGGTCGTCCTCGAGGATGGCGAGATCGGCGGCCTCCGAGGCCAGTGCGGTGCCGCTGCCGAGTGCGATCCCGAGGTCGGCCGCGGCGAGAGCCGGCCCGTCGTTGGTGCCGTCGCCGACCATGGCGACCGTGGCCGGTTCCGGGGCCTGT is a genomic window of Natrarchaeobaculum aegyptiacum containing:
- the thiC gene encoding phosphomethylpyrimidine synthase ThiC, with the protein product MARTQLAAAREGTITEAIERVAERENRDPEFVREQVATGQAVIPANRHHDALDPTIIGREFATKVNANIGNSETTSDLETELRKLHTAVHYGADTVMDLGTGGQLDEIREAHLDHSPVPIGTVPLYEAVKRAGSPEDLTPGLLLEVIEKQAEQGVDYMTIHAGILAEHLPLTDGRTTGIVSRGGSIMASWMEAHGEQNPLFQVYDDICEIFAKHDVTFSLGDSLRPGSLADACDEAQYAELDTLGELTRRAWEYDVQVMVEGPGHVPMHKVAENVERQQAVCDGAPFYVLGPLVTDIAPGYDHITSAIGAAMAAQAGAAMLCYVTPKEHLGLPEAEDVRDGLAAYRIAAHAGDVANELPGARDWDDALSEARYDFDWREQFRLALDPERARDYHDQTLPGDNYKEARFCSMCGVEFCSMRIDQDARDAGEMEHLESTTDLESSPAAEVNLPPVGTHESGSLPSLEDSESSTDAAEASSDD
- a CDS encoding PhzF family phenazine biosynthesis protein, with the translated sequence MTDSTIRVLQVDAFTDDPLSGNPAGVVPNADDLTDDQMQAIAAEMAVSETAFLTESLEADRRVRYFTPTQEVDLCGHATIGTFAHLHDEGLEPGTTTLETNVGVLEIDLETDGTVWMTQDAATVREVDVGYDRLAEALGVDRAALEGVSADLPPAVASTGLPWLMVPITYLSDVGSAAPDLQAVASLTDDLDAAGVYLFSFDALEAESTLHGRAFAPGSGVDEDPVTGTASGAVGAYLDHYGAFDDDFPEELRLEQGHYVDRPGVVRVRVGPRVRVGGRGVTVLDGSLLAPEAAEDDILEV
- a CDS encoding methyl-accepting chemotaxis protein gives rise to the protein MQLQGDEQGELEEALEHVETIRRHIDETDELTTVQHEAIADIYREISELSASLEEVAASSEEVATAAENAREAAERGNETSRAVWQTMAEVVDSAGRLSETAETLEAQMDEIDAIIEIIGDVADETNLLALNAAIQAAKTGSDGQGFGVIADEVKSLATETNEHADAISDELTDLQQQADQTSREAQQLDQTVREASDELESVIDRFDQITETVDEAAVGIGEVASVTDDQAETVEGITDGIESIDQRSERVTEEMTHAGELIDRQTTIVDHLISYIHNLPGMAYRVENEDGWPVMFASDGTERLTGYTREALLSGEVSLGDDIIHDDDADAVWEAVQEALDDRDTFDIAYRITTRRGTVVAVRERGQGVYDDQGNVIAIEGFMSEDSTDRVTKLY
- the ppsA gene encoding phosphoenolpyruvate synthase, encoding MAVLWLDEIGADDLETVGGKGASLGELTGAGLPVPPGFVVTAGTYRSFIESAEIDEDLFDAVDVDADDSAALADAADRAQELILETPFPDDLREEILESYREVGDGEAFVAVRSSATAEDLPDASFAGQQETFLNVTEEDLLDRVRECWASLFTQRAIYYRQEQGFEHDVVNIAVVVQQMVDAEKSGVMFTSHPSTGEATMIIEAAWGLGEAVVSGAVSPDNYVVPRDDGDLDVTVAEKKVMHVKDEETGETVEKPVPEDKRDARVISDEEIDQLVALGERVEDHYDAPQDVEWAIADGDVYMLQSRPITTIDESSDAPDPVDDTVNAASGVTDGSGAVGATAGSTSQPSGNVLVDGLGSSPGVVSGPAKIVTKLDDLAKVAEGDVIVTEMTMPDMVPAMKRASGIITDEGGMTSHAAIVSRELGVPAIVGTGNATTVLEDDQVVTLDGDKGSVLEGQEVEPDEETEPVEEVRPQSPVKPMTATKVKVNVSIPEAAERAAATGADGVGLLRTEHMILSLNQTPESYVEENGPDAYTKELVDGIRSVADEFYPRPVRVRTLDAPTDEFRQLEGGDAEPHEHNPMLGYRGIRRSLDRTEIFQYELEAFRRLYEMGYDNVEIMFPLVNDAEDVYAAKRQLEAAGIDPDKRRWGVMIETPASALAVEGMAAAGIDFASFGTNDLTQYTLAVDRNNENVADRFDELHPSVLALIGDVIETCREHDVDTSICGQAGSKPEMVQFLVDEGISSISANIDAVRDVQHEVKREEQRLLLESVR
- a CDS encoding phosphoribosyltransferase produces the protein MSDLPDDFDCTITNWEYIYGLCRDVADEVRDDEFEPDVIVALARGGWFAGRCLCDFLGLDDLTSLKMEHYVGTGEKADEPTVRYPMPEGSVAGKDVLVIDDIADTGGSISRAYEYVDDRDAGEVRTATLQLLQTSEFEPDYVGERLEEWTWVVYPWNFIEDMIDLISGAMEQADQETFTVDEIRHVLAEFHGIDRIEMEIAQPDRLLEVMAEMERREVLESAGTDEWRLADD
- the aceB gene encoding malate synthase AceB; protein product: MSYSQHYERSFVRTFFTSPTAVEGKDDSAAMLRRAAQLRGMEAPDVWVPDNEDATAPSMRDEGAENIIDVVSEHGADVPGEIHPRVVWHRDSPETRFQGFQHMLEIADPDRGALEHLDGFVIPEVGDIDDWKKADEFLTIVEREHGLEERRLSMSVIVESGQAELALADLRDEIGKPTNNLERLFLLVDGEVDYTKDMRAITSTGGLPPWPELRHNTSRAASANGLIAVDGPYDDIRDVDGYHERMTDNRMKGMLGIWSLTPGQVIEANESPLPPATGQWLLDVGDRNVELVDTGGRYACEGDDLELTTIGEGTYEVDTGDGVRKLDADELHDTLVELTEYVPSLSDIVDSMEQFEAAKEAGEGAIAMERSATLEIGDVTVSITSDRMWDEATYQAAKTPIDLFQDVYEHRPDQRETLQERYGESVVERAMNVG
- a CDS encoding ABC transporter permease, with translation MTGARTQFRLAWNTLRVVASTPQLLLYPTVLTALALTTPVVVFALIIFFPPIMPIVLVAYLVGMPFLFAFLMVAYCYELNERFDGRRPPLAAGIGVAAARLRLVAIAALAFGPAGFFVYYASALVRFVPGLERVVAVGIEVVSMFAYPAVACADEDDSIGETFESLREAVEREFGTATIAAVGFRFFGATLVLGGFVTAAALVALWWYAGANALVGSVGLAVLPLLALAVLGGSVTTAIFVTFTASGVVKTALYRYATDDELPATLGVGISGLVRGHDQDGTAEPDPAGRLSWLQLGVRQARAGLSSASLWILAVFAAGITGIAAFLASRLYASALETGLEAVEATEVSLDEVATADELEALELVLGTDPTLTDVSATLEALQASGDVLAVTVLSTLILALGPVVGLAVTVPSILRRRSDGSFDRLLEAGYRPHDVVLGAFLGRLAAASIVVVLPALAIALAVWHQQAPVGLSYVAASLFAVACVGIFVAFGVLVGSVARGWKSAVVGSVGVWLVPFALAGNPLGTTSADRETILEAALAAPWDGLPTIVTRLNLYNVIADGMHMVTISSVLEPVPRISRVALGEVVTGDAPPQAAAADLPLTLHQFAVYPIVALWIVVPLLAAVVWFDPNLE